In Felis catus isolate Fca126 chromosome E1, F.catus_Fca126_mat1.0, whole genome shotgun sequence, the following proteins share a genomic window:
- the AMZ2 gene encoding archaemetzincin-2 isoform X2 — translation METVRHSEHTLKTALISENPRLVSQYEKLDAGERRLLSEAFKPDHDLFGPITLHSQSDWIISHPEAPQDFEQFFSDPYRKAPSPDKRSIYIQCIGSLGNTRIISEEYIKWLKGYCEAFFYGLTVKLLEPVPVSATRCSFRVNDNTQNLQIHAGHILKFLKKKKPEDAFCIVGITMIDLYPRDSWNFVFGQASLTDGVGIFSFARYGSDFYSSRYEGRVSKLQKGSSSDYAVFDNYYTPQVTSVLLLRSCKALVRWIEDESDSPGVSTERSREGAVDLPKPVDAFKEWKEWIIKCLAVVQK, via the exons ATGGAAACAGTACGGCACTCTGAACATACACTAAAAACAGCTCTCATCTCGGAGAACCCAAGGCTTGTGTCACAGTATGAGAAGTTAGATGCCGGGGAAAGGCGTTTGCTGAGCGAAGCCTTCAAGCCAGACCATGATCTCTTCGGACCCATTACCTTGCATTCGCAGTCGGATTGGATCATCTCCCATCCTGAGGCTCCCCAAGACTTTGAACAGTTTTTCAGTGATCCTTACAGAAAGGCACCGTCTCCAGACAAACGCAGTATTTATATACAGTGCATTG GCTCTCTAGGCAACACCAGAATTATCAGTGAAGAATATATTAAATGGCTCAAGGGTTACTGTGAAGCATTTTTCTACGGCTTAACAGTGAAACTCCTAGAACCAGTTCCTGTCTCTGCCACGAGGTGTTCCTTTAGAGTCAATGATAACACACAAAACCTACAAATTCACGCAG GGCACATCCTGAagttcttaaaaaagaagaaacctgaAGACGCCTTCTGTATTGTGGGAATAACGATGATTGATCTTTACCCAAGAGACTCCTGGAATTTTGTCTTTGGACAGGCCTCTTTGACAGATG GTGTGGGGATATTCAGCTTTGCCAGGTATGGCAGTGATTTTTACAGCTCCCGCTACGAAGGCAGAGTGAGCAAGCTGCAGAAAGGATCCTCGAGTGACTATGCAGTTTTCGATAACTATTACACTCCTCAAGTGACCAGTGTTCTGCTGCTTCGTTCCTGTAAG gcGCTAGTGAGGTGGATCGAGGACGAGTCGGACAGCCCCGGAGTCAGTACGGAGCGCAGTCGTGAGGGTGCCGTGGATTTACCGAAACCCGTGGACGCCTTTAAGGAATGGAAAGAGTGGATAATAAAATGCCTTGCTGTTGTCCAAAAATAA
- the AMZ2 gene encoding archaemetzincin-2 isoform X1 — METVRHSEHTLKTALISENPRLVSQYEKLDAGERRLLSEAFKPDHDLFGPITLHSQSDWIISHPEAPQDFEQFFSDPYRKAPSPDKRSIYIQCIGSLGNTRIISEEYIKWLKGYCEAFFYGLTVKLLEPVPVSATRCSFRVNDNTQNLQIHAGHILKFLKKKKPEDAFCIVGITMIDLYPRDSWNFVFGQASLTDGVGIFSFARYGSDFYSSRYEGRVSKLQKGSSSDYAVFDNYYTPQVTSVLLLRSCKTLTHEIGHIFGLRHCQWLACLMQGSNHLEEADRRPLNLCPICLRKLQCAIGFNIIERYKALVRWIEDESDSPGVSTERSREGAVDLPKPVDAFKEWKEWIIKCLAVVQK; from the exons ATGGAAACAGTACGGCACTCTGAACATACACTAAAAACAGCTCTCATCTCGGAGAACCCAAGGCTTGTGTCACAGTATGAGAAGTTAGATGCCGGGGAAAGGCGTTTGCTGAGCGAAGCCTTCAAGCCAGACCATGATCTCTTCGGACCCATTACCTTGCATTCGCAGTCGGATTGGATCATCTCCCATCCTGAGGCTCCCCAAGACTTTGAACAGTTTTTCAGTGATCCTTACAGAAAGGCACCGTCTCCAGACAAACGCAGTATTTATATACAGTGCATTG GCTCTCTAGGCAACACCAGAATTATCAGTGAAGAATATATTAAATGGCTCAAGGGTTACTGTGAAGCATTTTTCTACGGCTTAACAGTGAAACTCCTAGAACCAGTTCCTGTCTCTGCCACGAGGTGTTCCTTTAGAGTCAATGATAACACACAAAACCTACAAATTCACGCAG GGCACATCCTGAagttcttaaaaaagaagaaacctgaAGACGCCTTCTGTATTGTGGGAATAACGATGATTGATCTTTACCCAAGAGACTCCTGGAATTTTGTCTTTGGACAGGCCTCTTTGACAGATG GTGTGGGGATATTCAGCTTTGCCAGGTATGGCAGTGATTTTTACAGCTCCCGCTACGAAGGCAGAGTGAGCAAGCTGCAGAAAGGATCCTCGAGTGACTATGCAGTTTTCGATAACTATTACACTCCTCAAGTGACCAGTGTTCTGCTGCTTCGTTCCTGTAAG ACTTTAACCCACGAGATCGGACACATATTTGGACTCCGACACTGCCAGTGGCTCGCAtgcctaatgcagggctccaaccacTTGGAAGAAGCCGACCGGCGCCCCCTCAACCTTTGCCCCATCTGTTTACGCAAGTTGCAGTGTGCCATTGGCTTCAACATAATAGAAAGATACAAA gcGCTAGTGAGGTGGATCGAGGACGAGTCGGACAGCCCCGGAGTCAGTACGGAGCGCAGTCGTGAGGGTGCCGTGGATTTACCGAAACCCGTGGACGCCTTTAAGGAATGGAAAGAGTGGATAATAAAATGCCTTGCTGTTGTCCAAAAATAA